In uncultured Cohaesibacter sp., a genomic segment contains:
- a CDS encoding response regulator, whose amino-acid sequence MARILLTEDDDGVRMFVQRALMMDGHDVKTAEDGTDALDLLVEHKGSFDLLLTDIRMPEMDGIELAKSAAGNWPEITILMMTGYADQRERGEGLTAIVHDVVSKPFSLAEIRRAVREALSGEAALGPVSMTQAMYG is encoded by the coding sequence ATGGCCCGAATTCTTCTGACCGAAGATGACGACGGGGTCCGTATGTTTGTGCAACGGGCATTGATGATGGACGGACATGACGTCAAAACGGCCGAAGACGGTACGGATGCGCTGGACCTTCTGGTCGAGCATAAAGGGTCCTTTGATTTACTCCTGACTGATATCCGCATGCCGGAGATGGATGGGATAGAGCTGGCCAAGTCGGCCGCGGGCAACTGGCCCGAAATAACAATTCTGATGATGACCGGCTACGCGGATCAACGCGAGCGCGGTGAGGGCCTTACTGCGATCGTGCACGATGTCGTGTCCAAACCGTTCTCGCTGGCCGAGATTCGCCGCGCAGTCAGGGAGGCCCTGTCTGGTGAAGCCGCACTCGGTCCTGTCTCTATGACACAGGCAATGTACGGATAA
- a CDS encoding zinc-ribbon domain-containing protein, giving the protein MKITCPNCATSYQVPDDYIGTEGRSVRCSSCGKTWHAEPQPEPEPEPRSEPAAAKPDAGKEQSQDDIDALFDSPSGGGKEQSQDDIDALFDSPSGGGKEQSQDDIDALFDSPSGGGKEQSQDDIDALFDSPSGGGKEQSQDDIDALFDTPSGGGEEQSQDDIDALFDAPAPKPDKKPDKKVDTPVPETASGAGASEVEADSARGNASSPFIVKGDGGEDFKPPVVDLLDAAAFEAQKQAARRSDIETSARRRQRRKRSGAKTGSAGPRQGSLNREWMIGGGALAASLLIIIGLFSSPDYWVKRIPDLASLYSLFGITVNTVGVDIDMVDVRLEQKAGSPVLSIETELVNSGTEPVILPSVEFSVLGKERLALYSWTIGPDHVGLGPGERKQITTSVAAPALARYLKLRVFNE; this is encoded by the coding sequence ATGAAGATAACCTGCCCAAACTGTGCGACAAGCTATCAGGTCCCTGATGATTATATCGGTACCGAAGGGCGGTCTGTGCGCTGCTCCAGTTGTGGCAAGACCTGGCATGCGGAACCCCAGCCCGAACCAGAGCCGGAGCCCAGATCCGAACCTGCGGCAGCCAAGCCTGACGCTGGCAAGGAACAGAGCCAGGATGACATAGACGCGCTGTTTGACAGTCCCTCCGGCGGTGGCAAGGAACAGAGCCAGGATGACATCGACGCTTTGTTCGATAGTCCGTCCGGTGGTGGCAAGGAACAGAGCCAGGACGATATCGACGCTTTGTTCGATAGTCCCTCCGGTGGTGGCAAGGAACAGAGTCAGGATGACATAGACGCGCTGTTCGACAGTCCGTCCGGTGGCGGCAAGGAACAGAGTCAGGACGATATCGACGCACTGTTCGACACTCCGTCCGGTGGCGGCGAGGAACAGAGCCAGGACGATATCGATGCGCTGTTCGATGCGCCTGCTCCGAAGCCAGACAAAAAGCCTGACAAGAAAGTAGATACGCCAGTCCCGGAAACTGCTTCAGGGGCGGGCGCCTCCGAGGTGGAGGCTGACAGCGCAAGGGGCAATGCCTCCAGTCCCTTTATCGTCAAGGGCGATGGCGGAGAAGACTTCAAGCCACCGGTCGTAGACCTTCTTGACGCTGCAGCCTTTGAAGCGCAGAAGCAGGCTGCGCGGCGTTCCGACATCGAGACGAGTGCCCGTCGCAGGCAGCGCCGGAAGCGTTCTGGTGCGAAGACGGGCAGCGCCGGGCCACGGCAAGGGTCTCTCAACAGGGAATGGATGATTGGCGGTGGCGCGCTGGCAGCGAGCCTGCTGATTATCATTGGGCTGTTCAGCTCACCGGACTACTGGGTCAAGCGCATACCGGATCTGGCGTCGCTCTATTCCCTGTTCGGGATCACCGTCAACACGGTCGGCGTTGATATCGATATGGTCGACGTCCGGCTTGAGCAGAAGGCGGGTTCACCGGTGCTGTCCATCGAGACCGAGCTGGTCAATTCGGGGACTGAACCTGTGATTCTTCCGTCTGTGGAGTTTTCCGTTCTTGGCAAGGAGCGTCTGGCGCTTTATTCATGGACCATCGGTCCTGACCACGTGGGTCTCGGACCGGGAGAACGCAAGCAGATCACGACGTCGGTTGCTGCACCAGCGCTGGCAAGATATCTCAAGCTTCGCGTGTTCAATGAATAG
- the lysA gene encoding diaminopimelate decarboxylase: protein MHYFDYVDGVMHAEGVPLPEIAKEVGTPFYVYSTATLERHYKVFSQAFGDVDSLLCYAMKANSNQAVLKVLARLGAGADVVSEGEMRRALAAGIPASKILFSGVGKTRRELTFALEQDILCFNVESEPELEHLSRIATELGKEARISLRINPDVDAKTHAKIATGKSENKFGIPWKRARAVYKHAQSLPGIKVTGIDMHIGSQITHLEPFDMAFARLEELVTQLREDGIAIDHVDLGGGLGIPYQTTQTPPPLPRDYAEMVKKHIKNLDCKVYYEPGRLIAGNAGVLVTEVIYRKEGEGKTFVIVDGAMNDLIRPTLYEAWHDALPVREPSYDTPVSTVDIVGPVCETGDFLAQDRPLPKMDSGDLIAIMSAGAYGAVQSCTYNSRLLVPEVLVSGDQWQVIRARKSYDDLIALDTVPDWLED from the coding sequence ATGCACTATTTCGATTATGTCGACGGCGTCATGCATGCTGAAGGCGTTCCCCTCCCGGAGATCGCCAAAGAAGTCGGCACCCCGTTCTATGTCTACTCCACGGCAACACTGGAGCGTCACTACAAGGTGTTCTCCCAAGCCTTCGGTGATGTCGATTCCCTGCTTTGCTATGCCATGAAGGCCAACTCCAATCAGGCGGTGCTGAAAGTTCTGGCCCGCCTTGGGGCTGGCGCCGACGTTGTCTCCGAAGGTGAAATGCGCCGGGCACTGGCCGCAGGCATTCCGGCCTCGAAGATCCTCTTCTCCGGCGTTGGCAAGACCCGCCGCGAGCTGACCTTTGCGCTGGAGCAGGATATTCTCTGCTTTAACGTCGAATCCGAACCGGAACTGGAGCATCTGAGCCGCATCGCCACCGAGCTCGGCAAGGAAGCGCGGATTTCCCTCCGGATCAACCCGGACGTCGACGCCAAAACCCACGCCAAGATCGCCACCGGCAAATCGGAAAACAAGTTTGGCATTCCATGGAAGCGCGCCCGCGCAGTCTACAAGCATGCCCAGAGCCTTCCGGGCATCAAGGTGACCGGCATCGACATGCACATCGGCAGCCAGATCACCCATCTGGAACCGTTCGATATGGCGTTTGCCCGCCTTGAGGAGCTGGTCACCCAGCTGCGTGAGGACGGCATCGCCATCGACCATGTGGATCTGGGTGGCGGTCTGGGCATTCCCTACCAGACGACGCAAACTCCACCACCGCTGCCGCGCGACTATGCCGAGATGGTCAAGAAGCATATCAAGAATCTCGACTGCAAGGTCTATTACGAGCCCGGTCGCCTAATTGCAGGCAACGCCGGTGTGCTGGTAACCGAGGTCATCTATCGCAAGGAAGGCGAGGGCAAGACCTTCGTCATCGTTGACGGTGCCATGAACGACCTCATCCGGCCAACTCTTTATGAAGCCTGGCACGACGCCCTGCCCGTCCGGGAGCCATCCTACGACACCCCGGTTTCCACCGTCGATATCGTCGGCCCGGTGTGTGAAACCGGCGACTTTCTGGCGCAGGATCGGCCGTTGCCGAAAATGGACTCCGGCGACCTCATCGCCATCATGTCGGCTGGCGCCTATGGTGCCGTCCAGTCCTGCACCTACAACAGCCGTCTGCTCGTGCCTGAAGTGCTGGTCAGTGGCGACCAATGGCAGGTGATCCGCGCCCGCAAGAGCTATGACGACCTGATCGCGCTGGATACCGTGCCCGACTGGCTGGAAGACTGA
- a CDS encoding prephenate/arogenate dehydrogenase family protein, which produces MTEFLFKRMTLIGIGLLGSSISLAARQKGLVEHIAVHTRSAATLARAEELGLGDSYHSDMAESVKDADFVVVCTPVGVCETVAKVIAPHLKEGAIVTDVGSVKMSIIRQMQPHLPKTVHFVPGHPIAGTEESGPDAGFAELFINRWCILTPPEGTDPAAIEKVKTFWTTVGSNVELMDAHHHDNVLAITSHLPHLIAYNIVGTASDLEMVTNSEVIKYSAGGFRDFTRIAASDPTMWRDVFLHNKEAALEMLGRFTEDLTALQRAIRWGDGDALFDLFSRTRSIRRSIIDAGQEIAASDFGRHLKDGETRAPELNNDDHEHTAG; this is translated from the coding sequence ATGACAGAGTTTCTTTTCAAGCGCATGACCCTGATCGGGATCGGTCTTCTGGGGTCTTCCATTTCTTTGGCGGCGCGACAGAAGGGTCTGGTCGAGCATATCGCGGTCCATACGCGGTCTGCCGCCACCCTGGCGAGAGCAGAAGAGCTGGGCTTGGGAGACAGTTATCACAGCGATATGGCTGAAAGCGTCAAGGATGCCGATTTCGTGGTGGTTTGCACCCCGGTCGGCGTCTGCGAGACGGTGGCCAAGGTGATCGCTCCGCATCTCAAGGAAGGCGCCATTGTCACCGACGTTGGCTCCGTCAAGATGTCGATCATCCGTCAGATGCAGCCGCATCTGCCCAAGACCGTGCATTTCGTTCCCGGCCACCCGATTGCCGGTACTGAAGAATCCGGCCCGGATGCTGGTTTCGCCGAGCTGTTCATCAACCGCTGGTGCATTCTGACCCCACCGGAAGGAACAGATCCGGCGGCGATCGAGAAGGTCAAGACCTTCTGGACAACGGTTGGCTCGAATGTCGAGCTGATGGATGCCCATCATCATGACAATGTGCTGGCCATCACCTCGCATCTGCCGCATCTGATCGCCTACAATATCGTCGGCACTGCATCGGATCTGGAAATGGTGACCAATTCCGAGGTCATCAAATATTCCGCCGGTGGTTTCCGTGACTTCACCCGTATTGCGGCGTCTGACCCGACCATGTGGCGGGATGTCTTCCTGCACAACAAGGAAGCGGCGCTGGAAATGCTGGGGCGTTTCACCGAGGATCTGACGGCATTGCAGAGGGCCATTCGCTGGGGGGACGGGGACGCGTTGTTCGATCTGTTCTCACGCACCCGCTCGATCCGCCGCAGCATCATTGATGCCGGTCAGGAAATCGCCGCATCGGACTTCGGTCGTCATCTCAAGGATGGCGAAACCCGTGCGCCGGAACTCAACAACGATGATCACGAGCATACGGCTGGCTGA
- a CDS encoding ABC transporter permease: MARHPTDRDESNGTHAPMPSGMPRLGPNLAPVGKEPFEPQQNAAGRASAADFATMSQDGSESASDGPRTMRPDSPQGKRKKPRSRRLQKLKPPRRLIPQFSFSDKKPGPIVPKGTIAGHALVLVIAIMSFLAALTVAAVSIISDATRDWQSDISRGATIQIRQIEGIDMEGELAKAISIARQTRGISSATALTSSESNALLEPWLGLDITFDDLPVPRLIELTIDDPSNVDFDSLSKALQEQVPGAILDNHRFWVERLRSMAETAIFIGFTIMLLVITATVLTVVFATRSAMAGNKETIEVLHFVGASNKFIASEFQRKFFTLGFQGALAGGGVAVVSFLIIQLLLRVQEGSAALDQMQALLGVVQLGTNAYLGTFALIVLIAVFTAITTRLTVMNTLKKLS; encoded by the coding sequence ATGGCCAGACATCCGACAGACCGCGATGAAAGCAATGGCACCCATGCTCCGATGCCTTCCGGCATGCCGCGCCTTGGTCCCAACCTCGCTCCTGTCGGCAAGGAGCCCTTCGAGCCGCAGCAAAACGCTGCTGGCAGGGCTTCCGCCGCCGATTTTGCCACCATGTCTCAAGACGGATCCGAGAGCGCAAGCGATGGCCCCCGGACGATGAGGCCGGACAGTCCGCAGGGCAAAAGGAAAAAACCGCGATCCCGCCGGCTCCAGAAACTGAAGCCGCCCCGTCGCCTGATCCCGCAGTTCAGCTTTTCCGACAAGAAACCCGGCCCGATCGTGCCCAAAGGCACCATCGCCGGTCACGCCCTCGTGCTGGTGATCGCCATCATGAGCTTCCTTGCCGCCCTCACCGTGGCGGCCGTATCAATCATTTCCGATGCCACGCGCGACTGGCAGTCGGACATCAGCCGCGGCGCCACCATCCAGATCCGCCAGATCGAAGGCATCGACATGGAGGGGGAACTGGCAAAGGCCATAAGCATCGCCCGCCAGACCCGAGGCATTTCCAGCGCCACCGCCCTCACCTCCAGCGAATCCAACGCCTTGCTCGAGCCGTGGCTTGGCCTCGACATCACCTTTGACGATCTGCCGGTGCCCCGCCTTATCGAACTGACCATCGACGATCCGTCCAATGTCGATTTCGACAGTCTCAGCAAGGCATTGCAGGAGCAGGTACCCGGCGCCATCCTCGACAACCACCGCTTCTGGGTGGAACGGCTGCGATCGATGGCCGAGACGGCGATCTTCATCGGCTTCACCATCATGCTGCTGGTGATCACGGCGACGGTCCTGACGGTCGTCTTCGCGACCCGATCGGCGATGGCGGGCAACAAGGAAACCATCGAGGTGCTGCATTTCGTCGGTGCCAGCAACAAGTTCATTGCCAGCGAGTTCCAGCGCAAGTTCTTCACGCTCGGCTTCCAGGGAGCCCTCGCCGGTGGCGGCGTTGCTGTGGTCTCCTTCCTCATCATCCAGCTTTTGCTGCGGGTACAGGAAGGGTCTGCCGCCCTCGACCAGATGCAGGCCCTGCTCGGCGTCGTGCAATTGGGCACCAACGCCTACCTTGGCACCTTCGCCCTCATCGTGCTGATTGCCGTATTCACCGCAATCACGACAAGATTGACCGTTATGAATACGTTGAAAAAACTGTCGTGA
- a CDS encoding gamma-glutamylcyclotransferase, with amino-acid sequence MRDLWVFGYGSLMWRPGFDFEESHIGTLDGYHRALCVYSHVHRGTPETPGLVMGLSEGGHCQGMVFRVAAEQRDAVIAYLREREQVTSVYLEEFVPVVIASVTADGQSRTVEAVTYVADTAHRQYAGKLSIEEQVRIVSQGHGQAGPNIDYVLNTVDHLRDIHIEDRALFDLADQLRRV; translated from the coding sequence ATGCGGGATCTGTGGGTCTTTGGGTATGGGTCACTGATGTGGCGCCCGGGGTTCGACTTCGAGGAGTCCCATATTGGAACCCTTGATGGCTATCATCGCGCCCTGTGTGTCTATTCCCATGTCCACAGGGGGACGCCGGAGACGCCCGGGCTGGTGATGGGGCTGAGCGAAGGCGGGCATTGTCAGGGCATGGTGTTCCGGGTCGCTGCCGAACAGCGTGATGCGGTGATTGCCTACCTGCGCGAGCGTGAGCAGGTGACCTCGGTTTACCTGGAGGAATTCGTGCCGGTTGTCATCGCCTCGGTAACGGCCGATGGCCAGTCGCGGACGGTTGAAGCTGTCACCTATGTTGCCGACACGGCGCATCGGCAATATGCAGGCAAGCTTTCCATCGAGGAACAGGTGCGCATCGTCTCGCAAGGCCATGGTCAGGCTGGGCCCAATATCGACTATGTTCTCAACACGGTGGATCATCTGCGCGACATTCACATCGAAGACAGGGCATTGTTCGATCTGGCGGATCAATTGCGACGGGTCTGA
- the hisC gene encoding histidinol-phosphate transaminase: MSSSGQPQRPQPRDGLLDIPLYVPGKAEIDGAAPVHKLSSNESPFGASSKAMDAFRQMTGNLELYPDGGSVVLRGVIGEVYGLHPDRILCGAGSDEVISLLCYTFLEKGDEAIYSEYGFAVYPIAIRAAGGVPVIAKEQDMTTDVDAILAAVTDKTKMVFLANPNNPTGTYIPSSEVRRLHAGLPPHVLLVLDAAYSEFVTRSDYEAGVELASTSENVVMTRTFSKVYGLASLRLGWCYGPQAVIDAMNRIRPPFNISGAAQAAGVAALRDQDFVRKAIKHNEEWLPRTSAALEALGLKVTPSVGNFILIHFPDTPGKSAVEADAYLLSKGCVLRQVGSYSLPNALRMTIGTAEACEAVISHLADFLKG; the protein is encoded by the coding sequence ATGTCCTCTTCCGGACAGCCTCAACGGCCTCAACCGCGCGATGGGCTTCTCGATATTCCGCTTTACGTTCCCGGCAAGGCCGAGATCGATGGCGCAGCGCCCGTCCACAAATTGTCGTCCAACGAATCCCCTTTCGGCGCCAGCTCGAAGGCGATGGACGCTTTCCGTCAGATGACCGGCAATCTGGAGCTTTATCCGGATGGTGGCAGCGTCGTTCTGCGCGGCGTGATCGGTGAGGTCTATGGTCTCCATCCGGACCGCATCCTGTGTGGCGCCGGTTCGGACGAGGTGATCAGCCTTTTGTGCTACACCTTCCTTGAGAAGGGGGACGAGGCGATCTACAGCGAATATGGCTTTGCGGTCTACCCGATTGCCATCAGGGCTGCCGGTGGCGTTCCTGTCATCGCCAAGGAACAGGACATGACGACGGACGTCGACGCCATTCTGGCTGCGGTGACCGACAAGACCAAGATGGTCTTCCTTGCCAACCCGAACAATCCGACCGGTACCTATATTCCGTCTTCGGAAGTGCGCCGCCTGCATGCAGGCCTGCCGCCGCACGTTCTGCTGGTGCTGGACGCCGCCTATTCGGAATTCGTCACCCGCAGCGATTACGAGGCTGGCGTCGAGCTGGCATCGACCAGCGAGAATGTGGTCATGACGCGCACCTTCTCCAAGGTCTATGGCCTTGCCTCCCTGCGCCTTGGCTGGTGCTACGGACCGCAGGCCGTGATCGATGCGATGAACCGCATTCGTCCGCCGTTCAACATTTCCGGGGCGGCCCAGGCCGCCGGTGTTGCTGCGCTGCGCGATCAGGACTTCGTCCGCAAGGCTATCAAGCACAATGAGGAATGGCTGCCCAGGACCTCTGCCGCGCTGGAAGCGCTGGGCCTGAAGGTCACGCCGAGCGTGGGCAACTTCATCCTCATTCACTTCCCCGACACACCGGGCAAGAGCGCCGTTGAGGCCGATGCCTATTTGCTGTCCAAGGGCTGCGTTCTGCGTCAGGTCGGGTCCTATTCCCTGCCGAATGCCTTGCGCATGACCATCGGTACGGCGGAAGCATGTGAAGCCGTGATCAGCCATCTGGCGGACTTCCTCAAAGGGTAA
- a CDS encoding DUF2125 domain-containing protein — MPAETPQRMDKPKTKSGSRRLLLGLTIICALLFAGWSVFWYFSYTTTQQLVDRIVAREVNGQRVMTCGDRALGGYPVRLALDCSSYSIRDPDSGWQISGGPVQVYWQLNAPDRASVETSAPLHIEQAMLGQSLEVTGSRIQGSVMLTPPDIVRAVSFSAEDATLSASNTAFGPSFGAIRANALSVDASPNPEAGGDLNMSFKASELSIDQIPILNGEMTFTAVEGLSALMRDRRDPTGLWLQQSGRVRDIDGWMKIGQKTLKLKGDIAFSQAGLANGTLMLRILNPTIDTARIKSELTAKRDGFNGPLTGLQLMGKPVKDGDMVGSEVKITLTNGAIKAGFLPLGTLPPIR; from the coding sequence ATGCCTGCAGAGACACCTCAGAGAATGGACAAGCCAAAGACGAAAAGCGGCTCCAGACGGCTGCTCCTGGGGCTGACAATCATCTGCGCCCTGCTGTTCGCAGGCTGGTCCGTCTTCTGGTATTTCAGCTATACCACCACGCAACAGCTGGTCGATCGCATCGTCGCCCGCGAGGTCAATGGCCAGCGCGTGATGACCTGTGGCGACCGGGCGCTGGGCGGCTATCCCGTCCGACTTGCCCTTGATTGCTCTTCCTATTCCATCAGAGACCCGGACTCCGGCTGGCAGATCAGCGGCGGCCCGGTGCAGGTCTACTGGCAGCTCAACGCGCCGGATCGGGCATCGGTTGAAACCAGCGCGCCACTGCATATCGAACAGGCCATGCTCGGGCAGAGCCTCGAGGTGACCGGCAGCCGCATCCAGGGATCGGTGATGCTCACCCCACCCGACATTGTCAGGGCCGTTTCCTTCAGCGCTGAAGACGCCACGCTCAGTGCCAGCAACACCGCATTCGGCCCGTCCTTCGGCGCCATCCGGGCCAACGCCCTGTCTGTGGATGCCAGCCCCAACCCGGAAGCTGGCGGCGATCTGAACATGAGTTTCAAGGCCAGCGAGCTTTCGATCGACCAGATCCCCATCCTCAATGGCGAAATGACATTCACCGCAGTGGAAGGGCTCAGCGCCCTGATGCGCGACCGCCGCGACCCCACCGGGTTGTGGCTGCAGCAATCGGGCAGGGTCAGGGACATCGACGGCTGGATGAAGATCGGCCAGAAAACCCTCAAGCTGAAAGGCGACATCGCCTTCAGTCAGGCTGGCCTTGCCAACGGCACCCTCATGCTGCGCATTCTCAACCCGACCATCGACACCGCCCGGATCAAGAGCGAGCTGACGGCCAAACGCGATGGCTTCAATGGCCCACTGACCGGTCTCCAGCTCATGGGCAAGCCGGTGAAGGACGGGGACATGGTCGGCTCTGAAGTCAAGATCACCCTGACCAATGGTGCAATAAAGGCAGGATTCCTGCCATTGGGAACCCTGCCTCCAATTCGCTAG
- the hpt gene encoding hypoxanthine phosphoribosyltransferase — MTDTIEVLYDEATLASRNQELATAIAAAGYKNLLVIAVLKGSFVFAADLLRALYRAGVPLEVEFMSLSSYGSGTKSSGNVKVVRDIEVIVKGRDVLLVDDILESGRTLAFAKSLLQERGANRTDIAVLLDKPGKRVADLEAEYVGFECPDKFVVGYGMDKAHSYREVPFVGYLE; from the coding sequence ATGACAGATACCATCGAAGTCCTCTATGACGAGGCGACACTCGCCAGCCGCAATCAGGAACTGGCCACCGCCATCGCCGCAGCGGGCTACAAGAATCTGCTTGTTATTGCAGTCTTGAAGGGGAGTTTCGTTTTCGCGGCAGATCTGTTGCGGGCGCTCTATCGGGCCGGGGTGCCGCTTGAGGTGGAATTCATGTCCCTGTCGAGCTATGGCTCTGGCACCAAGTCCTCCGGCAATGTGAAGGTGGTGCGCGATATCGAAGTGATCGTCAAGGGTCGCGACGTGCTGCTGGTTGACGACATTCTGGAGTCTGGACGCACGCTGGCCTTCGCCAAGAGCCTGTTGCAGGAGCGGGGTGCAAACCGCACCGATATCGCCGTTCTGCTCGACAAACCGGGCAAACGGGTGGCCGATCTGGAGGCTGAATATGTCGGGTTCGAATGCCCTGACAAGTTCGTCGTCGGCTATGGCATGGACAAGGCGCACTCCTATCGCGAGGTGCCATTTGTGGGCTATCTTGAATAA
- a CDS encoding lysophospholipid acyltransferase family protein, with product MLIIRSMLFNIAFYLATALMLILAIATYPLPRRYLVRLAGVWAHVCARLFTLIVGGSYEVRGLELLPKGQSIILAAKHMSAFETFALVPLVEDPLFILKRELLRYPLFGWALLKTDMIPIDRSAGLKALRDMLKEARKKMTNNNRQLIIFPEGTRRRPDTEPVYKFGISHIYHALKVPCYPVALNTGLFWPKGSVIRRSGKIIIEILPPIEPGMEMRAFFEQLSETIESNSNRLISEARAASDTLPPPAEIKI from the coding sequence ATGCTGATTATCCGCTCCATGCTCTTCAACATCGCCTTCTATCTGGCGACGGCGCTTATGCTGATCCTTGCCATCGCCACCTATCCGTTGCCCCGTCGCTATCTCGTCCGGCTTGCCGGTGTCTGGGCTCATGTCTGTGCCAGGCTGTTCACCCTGATCGTCGGCGGAAGCTACGAAGTCCGTGGGCTGGAACTGCTGCCAAAAGGACAGAGCATCATTCTTGCTGCCAAGCATATGAGCGCGTTTGAGACCTTTGCCCTCGTGCCACTGGTCGAGGATCCGCTATTCATCCTCAAGCGCGAGCTGCTGCGCTATCCGCTGTTTGGCTGGGCCCTTCTGAAGACCGACATGATTCCCATCGACCGCAGCGCTGGCCTCAAGGCCCTGCGTGACATGCTCAAGGAAGCCCGCAAGAAGATGACCAACAACAACCGCCAGCTGATCATCTTTCCCGAAGGCACCCGCAGGCGGCCCGACACGGAACCGGTCTACAAGTTCGGCATCAGCCACATCTACCATGCCCTGAAGGTGCCCTGCTACCCGGTAGCACTCAACACCGGCCTGTTCTGGCCCAAGGGCAGCGTGATTCGCCGCTCCGGCAAGATCATCATCGAGATTCTGCCGCCAATTGAGCCCGGAATGGAAATGAGGGCGTTTTTCGAACAACTTAGTGAAACGATCGAATCCAATTCAAATCGGCTGATTTCCGAAGCACGCGCCGCCAGCGACACGCTCCCACCCCCGGCAGAAATCAAGATCTAG
- a CDS encoding YdcF family protein encodes MPLRNTTPKSALARALFAVVLATLLVLCVLTAGWAFFVGYSLTAHETTPRNADAIVVVTGGAGRLERAIQLLKEGKGHKLLISGVHYRNTDRTMFARFDLPDDVINCCVDLDREALNTVANATQTALWAKENAFKSLIIVTSAYHMPRTLLEMRRAAPEVDFQSDLVAGSTDKPLLSRLSNWNTLHLLTKEYFKLLASVLHGTTERLLSHRRAPAPTGPEA; translated from the coding sequence ATGCCTCTTCGTAACACCACCCCAAAATCAGCTCTCGCAAGAGCGCTGTTTGCTGTGGTCCTAGCGACCCTTCTGGTTCTGTGTGTTCTGACAGCAGGCTGGGCCTTTTTCGTGGGCTATTCCCTGACCGCCCACGAGACCACACCGCGCAATGCCGACGCCATCGTGGTGGTTACTGGCGGGGCCGGTCGGCTGGAACGGGCCATCCAGCTTCTCAAGGAAGGCAAGGGGCACAAGCTGTTGATTTCCGGCGTCCACTACCGGAACACCGACCGGACGATGTTCGCCCGCTTCGACCTGCCCGATGACGTCATCAATTGCTGTGTCGACCTCGACCGGGAAGCACTCAACACCGTTGCCAACGCCACCCAGACGGCACTTTGGGCAAAGGAAAATGCCTTCAAGAGCCTGATCATCGTCACCAGCGCCTATCACATGCCGCGCACACTCCTGGAGATGCGCAGGGCTGCCCCCGAGGTGGATTTCCAGAGCGATCTGGTCGCTGGGTCGACAGACAAGCCGCTCCTCTCGCGCCTGTCCAACTGGAACACGCTGCATCTGCTGACCAAGGAATACTTCAAGCTGCTCGCCTCTGTGCTGCATGGCACCACAGAACGCCTCCTGAGCCACCGTCGCGCCCCTGCGCCCACAGGGCCGGAAGCATGA
- the ftsE gene encoding cell division ATP-binding protein FtsE: protein MIRFENVGLRYGMGQEVLRDVSFHIPPNSFQFLSGPSGAGKTSLLKLMFLSLKPNRGLIKVFGKDTARLDHDELSRLRRQIGFVFQEFRLLNHLTTFENVALPLRVKGLSEQNYRTDVAELLQWVGLGHRMHVYPPVMSGGEKQRAAIARALISRPKLLLADEPTGNVDPILARRLLRLFVELHRSGTSIVIATHDTGLMDQIEARRIVLNDGALYIYD from the coding sequence TTGATTCGCTTTGAGAATGTTGGTCTGCGTTACGGAATGGGACAGGAAGTGTTGCGCGATGTGTCTTTTCACATCCCGCCAAACTCTTTCCAGTTTCTCTCCGGCCCTTCGGGGGCAGGCAAGACTTCTCTGCTCAAGCTGATGTTTCTTTCGCTCAAGCCGAACCGCGGCCTGATCAAGGTTTTCGGCAAGGATACCGCCCGGCTCGACCATGACGAACTGTCTCGACTGCGCCGGCAGATCGGCTTTGTCTTTCAGGAATTCCGCCTGCTCAACCATCTAACCACCTTCGAGAATGTGGCGCTGCCGCTACGGGTCAAGGGCCTGTCGGAACAGAACTATCGCACAGACGTTGCCGAGCTGTTGCAATGGGTCGGCCTTGGCCATCGCATGCATGTCTATCCTCCCGTCATGTCCGGCGGGGAAAAGCAGCGCGCCGCCATTGCCCGTGCCCTGATTTCGCGCCCCAAGCTGCTACTGGCGGACGAACCGACCGGTAACGTCGACCCGATCCTTGCCCGCCGCCTGCTGCGCCTGTTCGTCGAGCTGCACAGATCCGGCACGTCCATCGTCATCGCCACCCACGATACCGGCCTGATGGACCAGATCGAGGCCCGCCGCATCGTATTGAACGATGGCGCCCTCTACATTTACGACTAG